In the Sediminibacter sp. Hel_I_10 genome, one interval contains:
- a CDS encoding M17 family metallopeptidase gives MTYQQAKNLTTSTDYILPCRASEIDQIKSYIPIEKPDFDGAFGSYQLLYGADGNRIYLLGLGGDKHTPKIEEAFRKLAFETQKFWGKNIQVYAESLTHHDIKKAVIGLEMATYHIAAFKSEIKQQEAPTITFVSSFKDIATILKEGQYTGATINRIKSLVDAPPNVKTPEYLGDWAKSSAENSNYKCTVIKGEALKNQGFEAVISVGKGSVHPPVVIVSEYYGAKKDAVDIALVGKGITFDSGGLSIKPSTNLHYMKSDMGGAAVVLGVIELIAKLKLKINVVGVVASAENAVDGNSYRPGDVINSYSGKTIEIIDTDAEGRLVLADALSFVNQKFKPTYLIDLATLTGGVVRALGYSAAGMFTKNQEMAEEMSSLGNTVHERVWQLPLYEDFESDLHSDIADIRNFSGKSIAGAINAAKFLEVFTDAHYRWMHLDIAGVSFGDSPYAKMKSASGYGIQLITAFITSKVSK, from the coding sequence ATGACATACCAGCAAGCTAAAAACTTAACGACTTCAACAGATTATATTCTCCCTTGCCGTGCTTCGGAAATAGATCAAATCAAGAGTTATATTCCTATAGAAAAACCAGATTTTGACGGCGCTTTTGGAAGCTATCAATTGCTTTATGGCGCTGATGGTAATCGAATTTACCTTTTAGGTTTAGGAGGAGATAAGCACACTCCCAAAATAGAGGAGGCGTTTAGAAAATTAGCTTTTGAAACTCAAAAATTCTGGGGGAAGAACATTCAGGTATACGCTGAGAGCTTAACCCATCACGATATTAAAAAGGCTGTTATTGGTTTGGAAATGGCGACATATCATATTGCTGCTTTTAAATCTGAAATAAAACAGCAAGAAGCGCCAACAATAACATTTGTTTCAAGTTTTAAAGACATTGCTACAATTTTAAAGGAAGGTCAGTACACTGGAGCAACTATTAACCGCATAAAATCATTGGTTGATGCTCCTCCAAATGTCAAAACTCCGGAATATTTAGGGGATTGGGCAAAGTCTTCCGCAGAAAACTCAAATTACAAATGCACTGTTATTAAAGGAGAAGCTCTAAAAAATCAGGGGTTTGAAGCAGTGATTTCCGTAGGGAAAGGAAGTGTTCACCCACCAGTTGTGATCGTATCTGAATATTATGGTGCAAAAAAAGATGCGGTAGATATCGCATTGGTAGGCAAGGGCATTACGTTTGATTCTGGAGGTCTGTCTATTAAACCCTCAACCAATCTTCATTACATGAAAAGTGATATGGGAGGTGCAGCCGTAGTACTGGGTGTTATTGAGCTTATAGCAAAATTGAAGCTGAAAATTAATGTGGTTGGAGTAGTAGCTTCCGCAGAAAATGCAGTAGATGGTAACAGCTATCGTCCTGGAGATGTGATTAATTCGTATTCAGGCAAAACTATTGAAATCATAGATACCGATGCCGAAGGACGTTTGGTTCTAGCAGATGCTTTGAGTTTTGTAAATCAAAAATTTAAACCCACATATTTAATTGATTTGGCAACTTTAACCGGTGGTGTTGTTCGTGCCTTAGGGTATTCCGCAGCAGGCATGTTTACCAAAAACCAAGAGATGGCCGAAGAAATGTCCAGCTTAGGAAATACGGTGCATGAACGTGTTTGGCAATTGCCATTATATGAGGATTTTGAAAGTGATCTTCACTCTGATATAGCCGACATTAGAAATTTTAGTGGCAAGTCCATAGCAGGTGCTATCAATGCCGCAAAATTTTTAGAAGTTTTTACAGACGCACATTACCGTTGGATGCATTTGGATATTGCTGGAGTTTCTTTTGGAGATTCTCCCTATGCTAAAATGAAAAGTGCTTCAGGTTATGGCATCCAATTGATTACAGCATTTATAACGTCTAAAGTCTCAAAATAA
- a CDS encoding alpha/beta hydrolase: MTLTEFAPIIEVIEEAYEIPHLNATRKISAVLPYDYYQTDKRYPVLYLQDGQNLFNPLALYGDWAIDKSMEKLAEEGMSDIVIIAIDHGEEERINEYLPYYHPRFGEGKGNFYIQFMIERLIPYINNNFRTLTDFENTGIGGSSMGGLISLHAGLSNPGVFGKMMIFSPSLWISKTIFNNTKSFEPLEESKIYLYSGGKESIEHLPNAQKLGSIIKEKMIKGHRIDFHFSINEMGNHAEVHWREEFPKAVKWLFFNS, encoded by the coding sequence ATGACATTGACAGAATTCGCACCTATCATAGAAGTTATTGAGGAAGCCTACGAAATCCCGCACCTCAATGCGACGCGAAAAATATCGGCAGTTTTGCCATACGATTATTATCAAACCGATAAGCGCTATCCGGTACTATATCTTCAAGACGGACAAAATCTATTTAATCCATTAGCTCTCTATGGAGATTGGGCCATAGATAAGTCTATGGAAAAATTGGCCGAGGAAGGTATGAGCGATATCGTAATTATTGCCATTGATCATGGTGAAGAGGAACGTATTAATGAGTATTTGCCTTATTATCACCCAAGATTTGGAGAAGGAAAAGGGAACTTTTACATCCAATTTATGATTGAGCGCCTGATACCCTATATTAACAATAACTTTAGAACTTTAACCGATTTTGAAAACACAGGAATTGGTGGCAGTTCTATGGGTGGACTTATAAGTCTTCATGCAGGGCTTTCTAATCCTGGAGTATTTGGGAAAATGATGATTTTTTCACCAAGCTTATGGATCTCTAAAACTATTTTTAATAACACCAAGTCTTTTGAGCCGTTAGAGGAATCAAAGATTTATCTTTATTCTGGCGGAAAAGAGAGTATAGAACACCTGCCAAATGCTCAAAAACTAGGGAGCATTATCAAAGAAAAAATGATCAAAGGCCATCGCATCGATTTTCATTTTTCCATTAATGAAATGGGGAATCATGCGGAAGTCCATTGGCGCGAAGAATTTCCTAAGGCCGTAAAATGGCTTTTTTTTAACTCATAA